In Pseudomonas sp. ADAK18, a single window of DNA contains:
- a CDS encoding NAD(P)/FAD-dependent oxidoreductase produces MTLEISPPVAWHVTHWCDDSYSQGAYSALLPGGDIALRRLLSTPVDGRLFLAGEAFNHDHSAMTHSAWDSGLRAAAAVTDTSARKVIVIGAGFAGLAAASTLQALGLDVQVLEARDRIGGRVHTAALGGHAVDVGAAWLQQYERNPLARRAEQLNLQRRTTDFSQPLAAAWDGPLPDINLAYEQLRQSIDRSQPLALSIERYLGNLTTANRRAAAFAVDANLILEAGLPLTQLSAQVLDEEGVGHGDQFLPQGYRQLLDDAAYGLNIHLNHPVQQISWDGQGVQINGVAADACICTVPVPVLKQLCFTPALPAAYRQALESFTMGRLEKVVLQFERRWWPASGDGYLRWYDAPPNWGEWLDLTDALGTPLIAGLIAGDAVERHFAAKTDEQIAMEACAKLAAWACAIKRNNEL; encoded by the coding sequence ATGACCCTGGAAATTTCACCGCCTGTTGCCTGGCATGTTACTCATTGGTGCGACGACTCTTATAGTCAGGGCGCCTATAGCGCGCTATTGCCCGGTGGCGATATTGCCCTTCGCCGCTTGCTCTCGACACCTGTTGATGGCCGCCTGTTCCTCGCGGGTGAGGCGTTCAACCACGACCACTCGGCCATGACCCACAGCGCCTGGGACAGTGGCTTGCGCGCAGCAGCGGCAGTGACCGATACCTCTGCGAGGAAAGTCATCGTCATTGGCGCGGGATTCGCCGGGCTGGCAGCCGCCAGCACGTTGCAGGCCCTGGGGCTGGACGTTCAGGTGCTTGAGGCGCGGGACCGCATCGGCGGTCGGGTGCACACCGCCGCCCTGGGTGGCCATGCCGTGGACGTGGGGGCCGCCTGGTTGCAGCAGTATGAGCGTAACCCTCTGGCGCGCCGAGCTGAGCAGTTGAACCTGCAACGGCGAACGACGGATTTTTCCCAGCCTCTGGCGGCTGCCTGGGATGGCCCGTTACCGGACATCAACTTGGCCTATGAACAACTCAGGCAGTCCATTGATCGGAGTCAACCGCTGGCGCTGAGCATTGAACGCTACCTGGGCAACCTGACCACAGCCAATCGCCGCGCCGCCGCCTTTGCCGTCGACGCCAATCTGATCCTCGAAGCCGGTCTACCCTTGACGCAGTTGTCAGCCCAAGTGCTGGACGAGGAAGGCGTCGGCCATGGAGATCAGTTTTTGCCCCAAGGCTATCGGCAACTGCTGGATGATGCCGCCTATGGTCTGAATATCCACCTCAATCATCCGGTACAACAGATCTCTTGGGACGGGCAGGGCGTTCAGATCAATGGGGTCGCCGCCGATGCCTGTATCTGTACCGTGCCGGTGCCCGTGCTAAAACAATTGTGCTTCACCCCCGCGCTGCCGGCGGCATATCGGCAGGCGCTTGAGTCATTCACGATGGGTCGATTGGAAAAAGTGGTACTGCAATTCGAGCGGCGCTGGTGGCCGGCGTCCGGTGACGGGTACCTGCGTTGGTACGACGCCCCGCCCAATTGGGGTGAGTGGTTGGACCTGACTGACGCCTTGGGCACTCCGTTGATTGCAGGATTGATTGCCGGTGATGCGGTGGAGCGGCACTTCGCGGCTAAAACGGACGAGCAGATCGCCATGGAAGCCTGCGCAAAACTGGCCGCCTGGGCCTGTGCAATCAAAAGAAACAATGAACTCTGA
- a CDS encoding GNAT family N-acetyltransferase: protein MTDITLTGTTVELQPLQREHSAALLCAAADGQLWNLKVTNVPGPDTVEQYIDVALAGRDAGTVMPFTIVRRDTGQVVGSTRFWKVDRVNRKLEIGHTWLSESTQKSAINTEAKLLLLTYAFEVMECVRVQFTTDELNEKSRAAILRIGATQEGIVRHERIMPDGRKRNSVRFSIIDSEWPQVKAMLQAKLVARGLVPVGLRSSPET, encoded by the coding sequence ATGACCGACATCACGCTGACCGGCACCACGGTCGAACTCCAGCCCCTGCAACGGGAACACTCGGCGGCCTTGCTATGCGCCGCCGCCGATGGGCAATTGTGGAACCTCAAGGTGACCAACGTCCCCGGTCCCGATACCGTTGAACAGTACATCGATGTCGCCTTGGCCGGGCGCGATGCGGGCACGGTGATGCCGTTCACCATCGTGCGTCGCGACACGGGCCAAGTGGTGGGCAGCACACGCTTCTGGAAGGTCGATCGGGTCAACCGCAAGCTGGAGATTGGTCACACCTGGCTCAGCGAATCGACGCAGAAATCCGCGATCAACACTGAAGCCAAGCTCCTGTTGCTGACCTACGCCTTCGAGGTGATGGAGTGCGTGCGGGTGCAGTTCACCACCGACGAACTGAATGAAAAATCCCGGGCGGCGATTCTACGGATTGGCGCTACCCAGGAAGGCATCGTCCGCCATGAGCGGATCATGCCCGATGGCCGCAAGCGCAACTCGGTGCGCTTCAGCATCATCGATTCGGAATGGCCGCAGGTGAAGGCAATGCTGCAGGCAAAACTTGTGGCGAGGGGGCTTGTCCCCGTTGGGCTGCGTAGCAGCCCTGAAACCTGA
- a CDS encoding glutathione S-transferase family protein: protein MYTLYGIRGTGSCMIEIALQRCGVAWRQVDASSWEDTEGSEALARINPLKQVPTLQLPDGSVLTESAAILIHLGLTFPASSLLPADPAQVIRGLVYIAANCYSAIGIIDYPQRWLDVDDNGLQVQLVSGARRRLHVAWEIFADQFAEQLFSASGDPNALGIMAAAVSRWADGRDALQQSRSEFARTLARVDAEPSVAPVFAWHWSQRVMK from the coding sequence GTGTACACCCTCTACGGAATCCGAGGCACCGGCTCGTGCATGATCGAAATCGCCCTGCAACGCTGCGGCGTAGCGTGGCGGCAGGTTGATGCCAGTTCCTGGGAAGACACGGAAGGCAGCGAGGCTCTGGCCAGGATCAATCCGCTCAAGCAGGTTCCCACCCTGCAATTGCCCGATGGCAGTGTGCTGACGGAAAGCGCCGCGATATTGATTCACCTCGGCCTGACGTTTCCCGCCTCAAGCCTATTGCCCGCAGACCCCGCCCAAGTCATTCGCGGGCTGGTGTATATCGCCGCCAACTGTTACTCGGCAATTGGCATCATCGACTATCCGCAACGTTGGCTGGACGTTGATGACAACGGGCTGCAAGTGCAGTTGGTCAGCGGAGCTCGTCGGCGCCTGCACGTGGCCTGGGAGATATTTGCCGATCAGTTTGCCGAGCAACTATTCAGCGCATCAGGCGACCCGAACGCCTTGGGAATCATGGCGGCGGCCGTTTCTCGCTGGGCGGATGGTCGGGATGCGTTGCAACAATCACGATCCGAATTTGCCCGGACTTTGGCGCGAGTGGATGCTGAACCGAGTGTGGCGCCAGTGTTTGCGTGGCATTGGTCACAGAGGGTGATGAAATGA
- a CDS encoding AbrB/MazE/SpoVT family DNA-binding domain-containing protein, whose amino-acid sequence MHSKQVTIEDWDGDGAIRLPDEALQELGLDVGDTLYIVETYIGTQKSFVLSTTPKIADRMDELVEELTVARELAPVGSRSGPL is encoded by the coding sequence ATGCACAGCAAACAAGTGACCATCGAAGACTGGGACGGCGACGGTGCCATCCGCCTGCCGGATGAAGCCTTGCAGGAGCTTGGGCTGGACGTGGGCGATACGCTGTATATCGTCGAGACCTATATCGGTACGCAGAAGAGCTTTGTGCTGTCGACTACGCCGAAAATAGCGGACCGGATGGATGAGTTGGTAGAAGAGCTGACTGTGGCGAGGGAGCTTGCTCCCGTTGGGTCGCGGAGCGGCCCCCTTTAA
- a CDS encoding DUF4174 domain-containing protein, with amino-acid sequence MLIRSLTLATLVAFTGPLLAADDINPLKQDVGKARPLVVVELDSGNPALATLRKALDEPANKQSFEDRNMVLYTVSFTSIGAEGEKIAKDPKDNKKLAPPETNALIRALKLGAGSGTKVILIGKDGEKKLEKTTPPDTVNLADFFSAVDQMPQSEKDLAPPAVAEPAAPPAGKAGAKAGKASKSAAPQQLDD; translated from the coding sequence ATGCTCATCCGGTCGCTGACCCTGGCTACCTTGGTGGCTTTTACGGGGCCGCTGTTGGCTGCCGATGATATCAACCCGCTCAAGCAGGATGTGGGTAAAGCCCGTCCGCTGGTGGTCGTCGAGCTTGATTCCGGTAACCCTGCATTGGCCACGCTCAGGAAAGCCTTGGACGAGCCTGCCAACAAGCAGTCCTTCGAGGACCGCAATATGGTGCTCTACACCGTATCCTTCACGAGCATCGGTGCCGAAGGTGAGAAAATCGCCAAGGACCCGAAGGACAACAAGAAACTCGCCCCCCCTGAAACCAACGCACTGATCCGCGCACTCAAGTTGGGAGCCGGCAGCGGTACCAAAGTGATCTTGATTGGCAAGGACGGCGAGAAAAAGCTCGAAAAGACTACGCCTCCGGACACCGTCAACCTGGCAGATTTCTTCAGCGCCGTCGACCAGATGCCCCAGTCTGAGAAAGACTTGGCTCCACCGGCTGTAGCAGAGCCCGCTGCGCCCCCAGCCGGCAAGGCGGGTGCCAAGGCAGGCAAGGCAAGCAAATCGGCAGCGCCTCAACAGCTGGATGATTGA